The DNA window CGGGGGAGGGAGCGCTGAAAAACCGGTCGGCTTGGTCCACATCGCCTTGGCCGATGACCAAGGTGCCCAATCCTTCGAGTTCCGGTTCACAGGGGACCGGAGTATCGTCAAGAAGCGCACCAGCCAGGCGGCCTTGGAGATCCTGCGCCGTTATTGCCTGGGGCTTCCTTACCGGGATTGACCTTGGGGTCTCCCCGGCTTTTCGTGGCGGTCCCCGTAACGGGGGGAGTCCTGATCCCCTTGACGGCCCTTTTGGAGGGCGCGCCACCGACCCCGGCGGTCAAATGGACCCGAACGGATCAACTGCACCTGACCCTTTTTTTCCTGGGTCCCACCCCCGAAGAAAAGATCCCCGGGTTGATCCGTTCCCTGTCGGAACTGTCGGCCCGGTACCGTCCCTTCCGACTATCCATCGAGGGATGGGGTGCCTTCCCGGACAAGCGATCGCCGAAAGTCCTCTTCGCCGACGTCGGCGGGAGTGCGGGGGTCCTGGAAGCCCTGGCGTCGGATGTCCAGCGGTCCATCGGGACCGAGCAGGCTTCGGGCGAAAAACCGGCCGCTTTCAAGGCTCACGTGACCTTGGGACGGATCCGGGAAAGAAAAGAGGCCGGGCCCGCCCTTCGTTACCTGGAAAGGGAAAAGGACCGCCTGATAGGGACCTTTCCCATGGACGGATTGGTCCTCTTCGAGAGCGTCTTGGAGCCGGGCGGCGCCCGCTACATCAAGAGGGCTTCTTTTTCGTTCCCTGGG is part of the bacterium genome and encodes:
- the thpR gene encoding RNA 2',3'-cyclic phosphodiesterase — encoded protein: MGSPRLFVAVPVTGGVLIPLTALLEGAPPTPAVKWTRTDQLHLTLFFLGPTPEEKIPGLIRSLSELSARYRPFRLSIEGWGAFPDKRSPKVLFADVGGSAGVLEALASDVQRSIGTEQASGEKPAAFKAHVTLGRIRERKEAGPALRYLEREKDRLIGTFPMDGLVLFESVLEPGGARYIKRASFSFPGMDSSQGVV